In a single window of the Globicephala melas chromosome 10, mGloMel1.2, whole genome shotgun sequence genome:
- the LOC132597899 gene encoding uncharacterized protein isoform X2, which yields MSQVVKVSEQGMQSPDATGCCTPRCPFLAAQERLYSSVLITACFLNMPRKHTEEGCLKFGSLESMCRASHPTLGLRGPQLEGPAKEPWQEEARGQRASAGARQSVPIHTPPDDPLDLGSSRQPTAEPRNAVKP from the exons ATGAGCCAGGTGGTGAAGGTTTCTGAGCAGGGGATGCAGAGCCCTGACGCGACTGGATGCTGCACCCCACGATGTCCCTTCCTGGCAG CTCAAGAGAGGCTGTATTCATCTGTGTTAATCACTGCTTGTTTCCTGAACATGCCTAGAAAACATACTGAAGAAGGGTGCCTGAAATTTG gctCTCTAGAAAGCATGTGCAgagcctcccaccccaccctcggACTCCGCGGGCCACAGCTGGAGGGACCAGCCAAGGAACCGTGGCAGGAAGAGGCCAGAGGTCAGCGGGCCTCGGCCGGAGCCCGTCAGTCGGTCCCCATTCACACACCGCCAGACGATCCTCTTGACCTGGGCAGTAGCCGCCAACCGACCGCTGAG CCACGCAATGCGGTGAAGCCCTGA
- the LOC132597899 gene encoding uncharacterized protein isoform X1 produces the protein MERENRGRTEKDSLGRRCGVHSFGVRGAACCSTDDTRSRKWGAGEKRGRMERENRDRTENDSLGRRCGVHSFGVRGAACCSTDDTRSRKWGAGEKGGRMERKNRGRTENESLGRWCGVHSFGVRGAACCSTDDTRNRKWGTGEKRGRMERDNRGRTENDSLGRRCGVHSFGVRGAACCSTDDTRSREWGAGEKGGRMERDNRGRTENDSLGRRCGVHSFGVRGAACCSTDDTRSRKWGAGEKRGRMERENRGRTENGSLGRRCGVHSFGVRGAACCSTDDTRSRKWGAGEKRGRMERENRGRTENDSLGRRCGVHSFGVRWAACVI, from the coding sequence ATGGAAAGGGAAAACAGGGGCAGAACGGAGAAAGATAGCCTAgggaggaggtgtggtgtccatagcttcgGGGTCAGAGGTGCTGCCTGCTGCAGCACCGATGACACCCGaagccgtaaatggggtgctggggaaaagaGGGGCAGAATGGAAAGGGAAAACAGGGACAGAACGGAAAACgatagcctgggaaggaggtgtggtgtccatagcttcgGGGTCAGAGGTGCTGCCTGCTGCAGCACCGATGACACCCGaagccgtaaatggggtgctggggaaaaggggggcagaatggaaaggaaaaacaggGGCAGAACGGAAAACGAAAGCCTGGGAAggtggtgtggtgtccatagcttcgGGGTCAGAGGTGCTGCCTGCTGCAGCACCGATGACACCCGAAACCGTAAATGGGGTACTGGGGAAAAGAGGGGCAGAATGGAAAGGGATAACAGGGGCAGAACGGAAAACgatagcctgggaaggaggtgtggtgtccatagcttcgGGGTCAGAGGTGCTGCCTGCTGCAGCACCGATGACACCCGAAGCCGTgaatggggtgctggggaaaaggGGGGCAGAATGGAAAGGGACAACAGGGGCAGAACGGAAAACgatagcctgggaaggaggtgtggtgtccatagcttcgGGGTCAGAGGTGCTGCCTGCTGCAGCACCGATGACACCCGaagccgtaaatggggtgctggggaaaagaGGGGCAGAATGGAAAGGGAAAACAGGGGCAGAACGGAAAACGgtagcctgggaaggaggtgtggtgtccatagcttcgGGGTCAGAGGTGCTGCCTGCTGCAGCACCGATGACACCCGaagccgtaaatggggtgctggggaaaagaggggcagaatggaaagggaaaacagaggcagaacggAAAACgatagcctgggaaggaggtgtggtgtccatagctttGGGGTGAGATGGGCTGCCTGCGTGATCTGA